A portion of the Salminus brasiliensis chromosome 9, fSalBra1.hap2, whole genome shotgun sequence genome contains these proteins:
- the LOC140562931 gene encoding urea transporter 1: MIPAEKSPQRPTGLKQQLLQKLLYCTGDMQHFHTHMQDQAISVQLLEWSLRGVSSVIMVDNPVSGALILTALTVSSRWQALLGSAGLLTSTITAIIIGHERQEVSRGQYGYNGMLVALLIGVFSSAGDWYWWLLLPACLAGATTTFVSSGLAPVLDKWDLPVSVFPFNTVLLLYLACTGTHNPYYPNFPALPLVAPLSTNNTQLDMPQLLKGVVLGVGQIYACDALGPTLIILLAVLIFSPVMALHALLGSGIGTLAGLSVAVRQDALYSGLSGFNGALGCMAVGGLLFTFNWRIHVFSIVCAFLSSYADIAFSNVLASVGLPASSWAATLTVTLMLLVTGRALSSYRIPTGPKSPEHYLHTPNQWAEDNTDCSPV; encoded by the exons ATGATTCCTGCTGAAAAGTCGCCTCAGCGGCCGACGGGCCTGAAGCAGCAGCTGCTCCAAAAACTGCTCTACTGCACCGGAGACATGCAGCACTTCCACACTCACATGCAGG ACCAGGCGATTTCTGTGCAGCTGCTGGAGTGGAGTTTGCGGGGTGTGTCCAGTGTGATTATGGTGGATAACCCTGTGAGTGGAGCTCTGATTCTGACTGCTCTGACAGTGTCCAGCCGCTGGCAAGCTCTACTTGGCAGTGCCGGCCTTCTCACCTCCACAATCACAGCCATCATCATTGGCCATGAGCG ACAGGAGGTGTCCAGGGGCCAATATGGTTATAATGGGATGCTGGTGGCATTGCTGATTGGTGTGTTCAGCTCTGCAGGAGACTGGTACTGGTGGCTCCTGCTACCTGCATGTCTTGCTGGAGCAACAAC TACCTTTGTGTCCAGTGGCCTGGCCCCAGTTTTAGACAAGTGGGATCTCCCAGTGAGTGTGTTTCCCTTCAACACTGTACTGCTGCTGTATCTGGCCTGCACTGGCACTCATAATCCTTATTACCCTAACTTCCCTGCCTTGCCACTGGTGGCACCATTGAGCACCAATAACACACAGCTCGACATGccacag CTTCTGAAGGGGGTGGTGTTGGGAGTCGGGCAGATTTACgcctgtgatgctctggggcccACCTTGATCATCCTCTTAGCTGTGTTGATTTTCTCTCCGGTCATGGCCCTCCACGCCCTGCTGGGCTCCGGCATTGGCACACTGGCAG GTCTTTCTGTTGCAGTCCGACAGGATGCCCTGTATTCAGGACTATCCGGCTTTAATGGAGCTCTGGGCTGTATGGCCGTGGGAGGACTACTGTTCACCTTCAACTGGAGGATTCATGTCTTCTCTATTGTTTGTG CTTTTCTCTCTTCATATGCAGACATCGCCTTCAGCAATGTGCTGGCAAGC GTGGGTCTCCCGGCCAGCAGCTGGGCAGCCACTTTGACTGTCACTCTGATGCTGTTGGTGACCGGACGAGCCCTCTCCTCATATCGAATCCCAACTGGACCAAAATCCCCTGAACACTATCTGCACACTCCCAACCAATGGGCTGAGGACAACACAGACTGCAGCCCTGTAtga